A window of Ruminiclostridium herbifermentans genomic DNA:
ATTTATGAGTAATAAAGCCTTAAATCATAATATATGTATAGAATTTATAAAATTTTAAAAATAAAAGGATACCGAATAGATCGGTATCCTTTTATTTTAATTAACTATTCTTATTTCTTGGAATTTGTATAAGCTTCAAATACCTTTTGAGTAATTGTTCCGCCGATTTTACCAGCTTCTCTAGAAGTTAAGTCACCATTATAACCCTGCTTTAAATTAACACCAACCTGAGAAGCTATTTCGTACTTCATATTTTCGAATACTGATTTACTTCTTGCCATGATAATATTCCTCCTTATAAGATAAGTTATCACCATATCACTTTTTGTGATTTATTGGTGTACTAATATAATTTGCAATATTAATAAAAATATAACGGAAATATATTACTAAATGACCAGTCCTTACTGTATTTAAGTTTAGTGAAGTAAAAACTCTTTTGTTAATCAAAGTGGCGTCTGAAATCAACGCCACTTTGATTAATAAATTAATTAACGATGGTTTCTAACTGTTTCTTGTTCTCTGAACAATAAGCTTATACTGTACAAACCAGCAATACCTACAATTGTAAATATTGATCTCGTAATGAGCGAAGTGGCTCCAAATATTGAACCTACTAAGTCATAATTAAATAATCCTACAGAAAGCCAGTTCAGAGCTCCAATGATTACAACGACCAATGCTACTCTATCCAAAGATGTCCTCATGGTCACAACTCCTTTTTTGTTTTATTTGACTAACATATAAGCTTTCATTTAATTAAGCTTATTTAATCAGTTATATTATCTGAATACATTAAGTTTTTATACTTAGAAAATTTACCGAAGGAGAAATGTGGTTTAAAGGTAAATAATAACCGCACTCCCTATTAGCAGGGAATGCGGTGTATTTAAATAACCGCCTGATATAAACAGACAGTTAGTATTGAAAACTTATTACTTTTTAAAGTAAATAAAATTTTAAATATCATTACTGACATGCTCTTCTTTAGTATAATATGAAATATAAAAATTATGTGTGATACCTAAAATTAACTATATTATAAAAATTTTTATAAAAATATAGTAAGTAATGCTATGTAATGCTTATATCATGCAGTCTACGGTTAGCTTGCAAAATGCCTAGTTATATTTTATTTATCTTTATTTTCGTATTATGAGCAAAACAAGCATTGATCATACATTT
This region includes:
- a CDS encoding alpha/beta-type small acid-soluble spore protein, with the translated sequence MARSKSVFENMKYEIASQVGVNLKQGYNGDLTSREAGKIGGTITQKVFEAYTNSKK
- a CDS encoding DUF378 domain-containing protein, producing the protein MRTSLDRVALVVVIIGALNWLSVGLFNYDLVGSIFGATSLITRSIFTIVGIAGLYSISLLFREQETVRNHR